A genomic stretch from Pseudomonas sp. MUP55 includes:
- a CDS encoding GNAT family N-acetyltransferase: protein MTIEIRPAVPSDAAQILTFITELAEYEKARHEVVASVVDIERSLFSEGATAHGLICSRDGLPIGFAVFFFSYSTWLGSNCLYLEDLYINPEQRGGGAGKKLLRHLARIACDNGCGRFEWSVLDWNEPAIAFYKSIGAQPQEEWVRYRMEGNALRDFAQG, encoded by the coding sequence ATGACCATCGAGATTCGCCCCGCCGTACCCAGCGATGCTGCGCAGATCCTGACTTTCATCACTGAACTGGCCGAATATGAAAAAGCCCGGCACGAAGTGGTCGCCAGCGTGGTGGATATCGAACGCAGCCTGTTCAGCGAAGGCGCTACCGCCCACGGCCTGATCTGTTCGCGCGACGGCCTGCCGATTGGCTTCGCGGTGTTTTTTTTCAGCTATTCCACATGGCTCGGCAGCAACTGCCTGTATCTGGAAGATCTTTATATCAACCCGGAGCAGCGCGGCGGCGGGGCGGGCAAGAAGTTGCTGCGCCATCTTGCCAGGATCGCCTGCGACAACGGCTGTGGGCGCTTCGAATGGAGCGTGCTGGACTGGAACGAGCCGGCAATCGCCTTCTACAAGTCCATTGGCGCGCAACCTCAGGAAGAGTGGGTGCGCTATCGCATGGAAGGCAACGCGCTGAGGGATTTTGCCCAAGGCTGA
- a CDS encoding PfkB family carbohydrate kinase encodes MPRLLHTGQVIVDLVMALDTLPASGGDVLARSASFEAGGGFNVMAAARRNGLRVVYLGRHGSGRFGELARAAMQAEGIEMALPASSGKDTGLCVALTEATTERTFISHLGAEGELSADDLAPIVPRAEDYVYVSGYSLLLEGKAQPLIDWLLALPREVVVVFDPGPLVKAPDSAVMRALLPRIHIWTSNGPEALAFTGAADVGAALRELNRHLPAETLRVVRDGPNGCWVGRGSEIEHVPGFKVQAVDSNGAGDAHAGVFIAGLANGLKPLEAARRANAAAALAVTRWGPATCPDIAEVEALISK; translated from the coding sequence ATGCCTAGATTGCTGCATACCGGGCAGGTCATCGTCGACCTGGTCATGGCCCTCGACACCCTGCCGGCATCGGGTGGCGACGTGCTGGCCAGATCGGCCAGTTTCGAAGCTGGTGGCGGCTTCAACGTGATGGCCGCCGCACGGCGTAATGGCCTGCGGGTGGTGTACCTGGGGCGTCACGGCAGCGGTCGGTTCGGTGAACTGGCCCGCGCTGCAATGCAGGCTGAGGGCATTGAAATGGCACTGCCGGCAAGCAGCGGCAAGGACACCGGCTTGTGCGTCGCCCTGACCGAAGCCACCACGGAGCGCACGTTCATTTCCCATCTCGGTGCCGAGGGTGAGTTAAGTGCCGACGACCTGGCCCCGATCGTCCCGCGTGCCGAGGACTATGTGTACGTCAGTGGCTACAGCCTGCTGCTGGAGGGCAAGGCGCAGCCGCTGATCGACTGGCTGCTGGCGCTGCCGCGCGAGGTCGTGGTGGTGTTCGACCCGGGCCCGCTGGTCAAGGCGCCGGACTCGGCCGTGATGCGCGCATTGTTGCCGCGTATCCATATCTGGACCAGCAATGGCCCCGAGGCGCTGGCATTCACTGGTGCTGCAGATGTCGGCGCTGCATTGCGCGAACTCAATCGTCATCTGCCTGCCGAGACGCTGCGGGTGGTGCGTGACGGGCCCAACGGTTGCTGGGTAGGGCGCGGCAGCGAAATCGAGCATGTGCCAGGTTTCAAGGTGCAGGCGGTGGACAGCAATGGCGCGGGGGATGCGCATGCCGGGGTGTTTATTGCCGGGCTTGCGAACGGCTTGAAACCGCTTGAGGCCGCACGCCGAGCGAATGCGGCGGCGGCGTTGGCGGTGACTCGCTGGGGCCCCGCGACGTGCCCTGACATCGCCGAGGTCGAGGCATTAATCTCAAAATAA
- a CDS encoding Rho termination factor N-terminal domain-containing protein — MPRGSKAKYTEEQKRKAAHIEDSYEHKGLSKDEAEARAWATVNKQSGGGEKSGGSGQRKAPAKKTQDRQDSAKRAAASREGHPRGSRASLETQTKESLMKEARARDIPGRSSMRKDELIEALRKAG; from the coding sequence ATGCCTCGTGGAAGCAAAGCGAAATACACCGAAGAACAGAAACGCAAAGCCGCTCATATCGAAGACAGCTATGAGCACAAGGGACTGTCCAAGGACGAAGCCGAGGCGCGTGCCTGGGCCACCGTCAATAAGCAGTCGGGCGGCGGCGAAAAGTCCGGCGGATCCGGCCAGCGTAAAGCGCCGGCAAAGAAGACTCAGGATCGACAGGATTCGGCCAAGCGCGCAGCGGCCAGCCGTGAGGGTCATCCTCGCGGCAGCCGCGCCTCGCTTGAGACGCAAACCAAGGAAAGCCTGATGAAGGAGGCGCGGGCCAGGGACATTCCCGGGCGTTCGAGCATGCGCAAGGATGAGTTGATCGAGGCGCTGCGCAAGGCCGGTTGA
- a CDS encoding ADP-ribosylglycohydrolase family protein, which translates to MTAELRALGAFYGLALGDALGMPTQSLSREQVRQRFGAITTLQDAGPDQPIAPNMPAGSITDDTEQAILVAELLVQGHGRIEPAVLAQRLIDWEAAMRAKGSQDLLGPSTKRAIDMILAGHTPQESGRYGTTNGAAMRITPVGIAADVSDPTRFIQAVLQACQVTHNTSLGIASAAAVAAVVSAGINGVDLGEALNIGTQVAQQAEHHGHWVAGGRMSTRISWARTLSVGSGDKALFTDLLYELIGTSVASQESVVVSFALAQQVASGDMNAFEALCLAASLGGDTDTIAAILGAMLGACLGLQCWPPEMVEQVRRVNGLDLQALVQNLLALR; encoded by the coding sequence ATGACTGCTGAACTTCGCGCGCTTGGCGCGTTTTATGGCCTGGCCCTGGGCGACGCGCTGGGCATGCCCACGCAATCCTTGAGCCGTGAGCAAGTCCGCCAGCGCTTCGGTGCGATCACCACGCTGCAGGATGCGGGCCCCGACCAACCCATTGCGCCGAACATGCCCGCCGGTTCCATCACCGATGACACCGAACAGGCGATCCTGGTCGCTGAGTTGTTGGTGCAAGGCCATGGCAGGATCGAACCTGCCGTGCTCGCCCAACGCCTGATCGACTGGGAAGCGGCCATGCGCGCCAAGGGGTCCCAGGACCTGCTCGGGCCGTCCACCAAGCGGGCTATCGACATGATCCTCGCCGGGCATACACCCCAAGAGTCCGGGCGCTATGGCACGACCAATGGCGCGGCCATGCGCATCACGCCGGTGGGCATTGCCGCCGACGTCAGTGACCCGACGCGGTTTATACAGGCGGTGCTCCAGGCCTGCCAGGTCACCCATAACACCAGCCTGGGCATTGCCAGCGCGGCCGCTGTGGCGGCGGTGGTCTCGGCCGGCATCAACGGCGTGGACCTGGGCGAAGCTCTGAACATCGGTACTCAGGTTGCACAACAGGCGGAGCACCATGGCCACTGGGTGGCTGGCGGACGCATGTCCACGCGCATCAGTTGGGCGCGCACCCTGAGCGTGGGCAGTGGCGACAAGGCCCTGTTCACCGACTTGCTCTATGAGCTGATTGGGACCTCCGTCGCCTCCCAGGAGTCAGTGGTGGTGTCGTTCGCCCTCGCGCAGCAAGTGGCGTCGGGCGACATGAACGCCTTCGAGGCGTTGTGCCTGGCCGCGAGCCTGGGTGGCGACACCGACACCATCGCCGCGATCCTCGGTGCCATGCTCGGTGCCTGTCTGGGTCTGCAGTGCTGGCCGCCGGAGATGGTCGAGCAGGTCAGGCGAGTGAACGGCCTGGACCTGCAAGCGCTGGTTCAGAATCTGCTCGCATTGCGTTGA
- a CDS encoding SDR family oxidoreductase, translated as MQAQPLSLPAVPEPTYGERLKHKVVIITGAAQGIGEAIVACFQAQQARLVIADIQCDKVEKVAAHWRERGAEIVAQAVDITCKAQWQALVDVAIERFGRVDVLVNCAGVNVFCDPLQMTDEDWRRCFAIDLDGAWYGCRSVLPHMIEQGIGNIINIASTHSSHIIPGCFPYPVAKHGLLGLTRALGIEYAPKGIRVNAIAPGYIETQLNVDYWNTFPDPHAERQRAFDLHPPKRIGQPVEVAMTALFLATDEAPFINATCLMIDGGRSVMYHD; from the coding sequence ATGCAGGCACAACCGTTGTCCTTACCCGCCGTGCCCGAGCCCACTTACGGCGAGCGCCTCAAGCACAAGGTGGTGATCATCACCGGTGCTGCGCAAGGCATTGGCGAGGCGATTGTGGCCTGCTTCCAGGCGCAGCAGGCGCGGTTGGTGATTGCGGACATCCAGTGCGATAAAGTCGAAAAAGTCGCGGCCCATTGGCGCGAACGTGGCGCCGAGATTGTCGCGCAAGCCGTCGATATCACGTGCAAGGCGCAGTGGCAGGCGCTGGTCGATGTGGCCATCGAGCGCTTCGGCCGCGTCGACGTGCTGGTCAACTGCGCCGGGGTCAATGTGTTTTGCGACCCGCTGCAAATGACCGACGAGGATTGGCGCCGTTGCTTCGCCATTGACCTGGACGGTGCCTGGTACGGTTGCCGCTCGGTGCTGCCACACATGATCGAGCAGGGCATCGGCAATATCATCAACATTGCTTCCACCCATTCCAGCCACATCATTCCCGGCTGCTTTCCCTACCCGGTCGCCAAACACGGCCTGCTCGGGCTCACCCGCGCCCTGGGTATCGAATACGCGCCCAAGGGTATCCGCGTGAATGCCATCGCCCCGGGATATATCGAAACCCAGCTCAACGTCGACTACTGGAACACCTTTCCCGACCCCCACGCCGAGCGCCAGCGCGCGTTCGACCTGCACCCGCCCAAGCGCATCGGCCAGCCGGTCGAGGTGGCGATGACCGCGCTGTTTCTGGCCACCGACGAAGCGCCCTTTATCAATGCCACCTGCCTGATGATCGATGGCGGGCGGTCTGTGATGTACCACGACTAA
- a CDS encoding purine-cytosine permease family protein — protein sequence MSSTSSGQSAGQLETRGIEPVPEGECNGHPLQLFWVWFAANISILGLPLGATLVAFRGLAIWQAIIVAILGAAGSFAVVGIISIAGRRGRAPSLTLSRAIFGVRGNIGPTLVSLMSRLGWETVNTTTAAFVLLSLCSILFGSPVQAKSAPMLTLIFIGLFVLLTLAVSGLGHATLLVIQKWATYVFGALNILVGGFLCATIDWSAVFNATPAPLSAMIIGVGTMAAGTGIGWANAGADMSRYQHRSVKAVRLVASAAFGAGIPLVLLITLGGLLSVGNNDLASATDPIIAIRDMLPTWMAVPYLITAFGGLLLSNNLSVYSAGLTTLTLGLKVKRVHAVIVDIVAIFAGSIYFMLIAESFYGPFITFISLLAVPITAWVGIFVVDLIHRHYYSPKDLLDVSPSSAYWYRGGVEWRAFGAWALAIVLGFCFTTIGTTAETVWFAGPLSDSWLGHNGLGWIVTFLVAGGVYAVLGGAADRRPASVERANA from the coding sequence ATGAGCAGCACTTCTTCCGGCCAAAGCGCCGGGCAATTGGAAACGCGCGGCATCGAACCGGTCCCGGAGGGCGAGTGCAACGGGCATCCGCTGCAGCTGTTCTGGGTATGGTTCGCGGCCAATATCAGCATCCTCGGCTTGCCGCTCGGTGCCACGCTGGTTGCGTTTCGCGGCCTGGCGATCTGGCAGGCGATTATCGTGGCGATCCTGGGCGCTGCCGGTTCCTTCGCGGTGGTGGGCATTATTTCCATCGCCGGTCGCCGTGGTCGCGCGCCCAGCCTGACCTTGTCCCGCGCCATCTTCGGCGTACGCGGCAATATCGGGCCAACCCTGGTGTCGTTGATGTCGCGCCTGGGCTGGGAAACGGTCAACACCACCACGGCGGCCTTTGTGCTGCTGTCGCTGTGCTCGATTCTGTTCGGTTCGCCGGTGCAGGCCAAAAGCGCACCGATGCTCACCCTGATCTTCATCGGCCTCTTCGTGCTGTTGACCCTGGCGGTTTCCGGCCTGGGACACGCCACCTTGCTGGTGATCCAGAAATGGGCGACCTACGTGTTCGGCGCCCTGAATATTCTGGTGGGCGGCTTCCTCTGTGCCACCATCGACTGGAGCGCGGTATTCAACGCCACCCCGGCGCCGCTGAGCGCCATGATCATCGGCGTCGGCACCATGGCGGCCGGCACCGGCATCGGTTGGGCCAACGCGGGTGCCGACATGTCGCGTTACCAGCATCGCAGCGTCAAGGCCGTGCGCCTGGTGGCTTCTGCCGCGTTCGGCGCGGGCATCCCGCTGGTGTTGCTGATCACCCTGGGTGGCCTGTTGTCGGTGGGTAACAACGACCTGGCTTCGGCCACGGACCCGATCATTGCGATCCGCGACATGCTGCCGACCTGGATGGCGGTGCCGTACCTGATCACTGCGTTCGGCGGGCTGCTGTTATCGAACAACCTGTCGGTGTATTCCGCCGGCCTCACCACCCTGACCCTGGGCTTGAAGGTCAAGCGCGTGCATGCGGTGATCGTCGACATCGTGGCGATTTTCGCCGGCTCCATTTACTTCATGCTGATTGCCGAGAGCTTTTACGGCCCGTTCATTACCTTCATCTCGTTGCTGGCGGTGCCGATCACCGCCTGGGTGGGGATTTTCGTGGTCGACCTGATTCACCGTCACTACTACAGCCCCAAGGATTTGCTGGATGTCAGCCCCAGCAGCGCCTATTGGTATCGCGGCGGTGTGGAGTGGCGCGCATTCGGCGCCTGGGCGCTGGCCATCGTGCTGGGTTTTTGTTTCACCACCATTGGTACCACGGCCGAAACCGTCTGGTTCGCCGGGCCATTGTCGGACTCCTGGCTGGGCCATAACGGCCTTGGCTGGATCGTGACCTTCCTGGTGGCCGGCGGTGTGTATGCCGTACTGGGCGGCGCTGCCGATCGACGCCCCGCGTCAGTCGAGCGTGCCAATGCCTAG